The Gaiella occulta genome has a window encoding:
- a CDS encoding dipeptide ABC transporter ATP-binding protein, giving the protein MTALEVSELRVELHPGGQEIVKDVSFSVGRGEVVGIVGESGSGKTTVALALLGHAKRGTRIADGSVRIDGQEMLGRSVVEVRAARGSSISYVPQDPAAALNPALTIGTQLVEVIETHRRSATSDEVLERVRETLGEVTLPADGAFLRRYPHQLSGGQQQRVCIAMAFLLRPKMIVLDEPTTGLDVTTQAHVLETVRDLCREHNVGAVYVSHDLAAVSVLAHRVLVMYAGRMIESGPVKRLFTRPGHPYTRRLVEAIPDISARLALEAIPGHVPPPGRRPEGCVFAPRCADALASCRDAEPPNVQLEPNHDVACFRAAEVAEFDLKLVIVPDAAKATAEPVLVVRALNAFHGDRHVLHDASLELRPRECLALVGESGSGKTTLSRAIMGLHLPRSGEVVFKGDVASADVRKRPAKSRRGLQYIFQSPYNSLNPRHTIGQIVGVPIEHFFGLRGRETAERVNRALERVSLPSAIASAYPDELSGGERQRVAVARALACEPEVLICDEITSALDVSVQAAIIQLLDDLRQQEDLAILFVTHNLALVRTIADRVMVLSEGHVVESGITASVIGHPEHPYTRELIADTPTLAGLATVTDIVAQPLAGGAGA; this is encoded by the coding sequence GTGACCGCACTCGAGGTCTCGGAGCTCCGGGTCGAGCTGCACCCCGGCGGCCAGGAGATCGTGAAGGACGTCTCGTTCTCGGTCGGACGTGGCGAGGTCGTCGGCATCGTCGGCGAGTCAGGGTCCGGCAAGACAACGGTGGCGCTCGCGTTACTCGGTCATGCGAAGCGGGGAACGCGTATCGCGGACGGCTCGGTGCGCATCGACGGTCAGGAGATGCTCGGCAGGTCGGTCGTCGAGGTCCGCGCGGCCCGAGGGAGCAGCATCTCGTACGTCCCCCAGGACCCCGCCGCGGCCCTTAACCCCGCGCTGACGATCGGCACGCAGCTGGTCGAGGTGATCGAGACACACCGGCGGTCGGCGACATCGGACGAGGTCCTCGAACGCGTCCGCGAGACGCTCGGGGAGGTCACGCTACCCGCGGACGGCGCGTTCCTGCGGCGGTACCCGCATCAGCTCTCCGGCGGCCAGCAGCAGCGCGTCTGCATCGCCATGGCGTTCCTGCTCCGACCCAAGATGATCGTCCTCGACGAACCGACGACAGGTCTCGACGTCACCACCCAGGCGCACGTCCTCGAGACCGTGCGCGACCTCTGCCGGGAGCACAACGTCGGTGCGGTGTACGTCAGCCACGACCTCGCTGCCGTCTCGGTGCTGGCCCACCGCGTGCTCGTGATGTACGCGGGCAGGATGATCGAGTCCGGGCCGGTGAAGCGCCTCTTCACCCGTCCTGGCCACCCGTACACGCGCCGGCTCGTCGAGGCGATCCCGGACATCTCCGCCCGGCTCGCCCTCGAGGCGATCCCGGGCCACGTCCCTCCACCAGGCCGTCGACCCGAGGGTTGCGTCTTCGCGCCCCGCTGCGCCGACGCTCTTGCCAGCTGCCGTGACGCCGAGCCTCCGAACGTTCAGCTCGAGCCGAACCACGACGTGGCCTGCTTCCGCGCTGCGGAGGTCGCCGAGTTCGATCTCAAGCTCGTGATCGTCCCCGATGCGGCCAAGGCCACGGCCGAACCGGTGCTCGTCGTGCGAGCGCTCAACGCCTTCCACGGGGACAGGCACGTCCTCCACGACGCCTCCCTGGAGCTGAGGCCCCGCGAGTGTCTGGCGCTCGTCGGCGAGTCCGGCTCGGGGAAGACCACGCTCTCGCGGGCGATCATGGGGCTCCACCTCCCTCGGAGCGGGGAGGTCGTCTTCAAGGGCGACGTCGCGAGCGCGGACGTGCGCAAGCGTCCGGCCAAGAGCCGCCGTGGGCTCCAGTACATCTTCCAGAGCCCGTACAACTCCCTCAACCCGCGACACACGATCGGCCAGATCGTGGGCGTCCCGATTGAGCACTTCTTCGGGCTCCGTGGTCGTGAGACGGCAGAGCGCGTGAACCGCGCGCTCGAGCGCGTCTCGCTCCCGTCCGCCATCGCGTCTGCCTACCCGGACGAGCTCTCCGGTGGAGAGCGACAGCGCGTTGCGGTCGCACGCGCACTCGCGTGCGAGCCGGAGGTGCTCATCTGCGACGAGATCACCTCGGCGCTCGACGTCTCGGTGCAGGCGGCGATCATCCAACTCCTCGACGACCTGCGTCAGCAGGAAGACCTGGCGATCCTCTTTGTCACCCACAACCTCGCCCTTGTCAGGACGATCGCAGACCGGGTGATGGTGCTCAGCGAGGGCCACGTCGTCGAGAGCGGGATCACCGCGAGCGTGATCGGCCACCCCGAGCACCCTTACACGCGGGAGCTGATCGCGGACACGCCGACGCTTGCGGGGCTCGCGACCGTGACGGACATCGTGGCCCAGCCTCTCGCCGGGGGGGCGGGCGCGTGA
- a CDS encoding ABC transporter permease: MSAAPIAVESATPIGQRKRLRTVRRSLRYGRVRLGLGLLLFVVLLALIGPFVAPHNPDDVIGLPAQGPSGDFLLGTDYLGHDVLSRVLWGGRSVLWMSFSAATLGVVVGAAVGLFAAYTRTIADDLLMRSMDIILAFPQIVFVLLFVSLLGPKLGLIVVLVALAWVPQVARVVRGITSDIVHREYVESAELIGLSRWKILTREILPNVTTPLMVEYGLRLTWSIALIAAISFLGFGIQPPNADWGLMINENRSILTLQPWPILVPAVCIGLFAIATNFIAEGIARTIAGVDREGGAR; the protein is encoded by the coding sequence ATGAGCGCGGCTCCCATCGCCGTCGAGTCCGCGACGCCGATTGGCCAACGCAAGCGCCTCCGGACAGTGCGTCGGTCGCTCCGGTACGGCAGGGTCCGCCTCGGCCTCGGGCTGCTCCTCTTCGTTGTCCTGCTGGCGCTGATCGGCCCCTTCGTGGCACCCCACAACCCCGATGACGTGATCGGCCTTCCGGCGCAGGGTCCGTCGGGCGACTTCCTCCTCGGGACGGACTATCTCGGCCACGACGTGCTCTCGCGTGTTCTGTGGGGAGGGAGAAGCGTTCTCTGGATGTCCTTCTCGGCCGCCACGCTCGGGGTCGTGGTCGGCGCGGCGGTCGGGCTGTTCGCCGCCTATACCCGGACGATCGCCGACGACCTGCTGATGCGCAGCATGGACATCATCCTCGCGTTCCCCCAGATCGTCTTCGTGCTCCTCTTCGTCTCGCTGCTCGGCCCGAAGCTCGGGCTCATCGTCGTCCTGGTGGCGCTCGCGTGGGTCCCTCAAGTGGCACGGGTCGTACGCGGCATCACCTCCGACATCGTCCACCGCGAGTACGTCGAATCCGCGGAGCTGATCGGGCTCTCGAGGTGGAAGATCCTGACCCGCGAGATCCTCCCGAACGTCACGACGCCTCTGATGGTCGAGTACGGGCTCCGCCTGACGTGGTCGATCGCTCTGATCGCTGCGATCAGCTTCCTGGGCTTCGGCATCCAGCCGCCGAACGCCGACTGGGGCCTGATGATCAACGAGAACAGGAGCATCCTGACGCTCCAGCCGTGGCCGATCCTCGTCCCGGCCGTGTGCATCGGCCTGTTCGCGATAGCGACCAACTTCATCGCCGAAGGGATCGCCCGGACGATAGCAGGGGTCGACCGCGAGGGAGGTGCGCGGTGA